From the genome of Streptacidiphilus rugosus AM-16, one region includes:
- a CDS encoding ABC transporter substrate-binding protein — protein sequence MRHSRRTSATTSAAMIALSGSLLLTGCGSSKIGGNSGAAPDATQSVNAEGTDAALVAMVPADLKAKGTVTIATDSTYAPSEFKDAGGNIVGMDIELGNAIMKKLGLKANWQSADFSSILVGITAKKYDLSFSSFTDTKDREKQVDMVQYYNAGEAIATLTGNPDKLTGNAADLCGIKVSVQTGTTEADEIKNTVNPACKKAGKPEVPNNGDQFNAQTDATSALIAKRDQAMMADSPVIDYAVKQSNGQLIKIGQDYNTAPYGIALPKGDGRLAQAVQGAIKDIIADGTYTQILTKWGVESGALTADKVLINAAAG from the coding sequence ATGAGACACTCCCGACGCACCAGCGCCACGACCTCTGCCGCGATGATCGCCCTGTCGGGCTCGCTGCTCCTGACCGGCTGCGGCAGCTCCAAGATCGGCGGCAACTCGGGTGCGGCCCCCGACGCCACGCAGTCCGTCAACGCCGAGGGCACGGACGCCGCGCTGGTCGCCATGGTCCCCGCGGACCTCAAGGCCAAGGGCACCGTCACCATCGCCACCGACTCGACCTACGCGCCCTCCGAGTTCAAGGACGCCGGCGGCAACATCGTCGGCATGGACATCGAGCTCGGCAACGCGATCATGAAGAAGCTCGGGCTCAAGGCCAACTGGCAGAGCGCCGACTTCTCCAGCATCCTCGTCGGCATCACCGCCAAGAAGTACGACCTCAGCTTCTCCTCCTTCACCGACACCAAGGACCGCGAGAAGCAGGTCGACATGGTCCAGTACTACAACGCTGGCGAGGCCATCGCCACGCTGACCGGCAACCCGGACAAGCTCACCGGCAACGCCGCCGACCTGTGCGGCATCAAGGTCTCCGTCCAGACCGGCACCACCGAGGCCGACGAGATCAAGAACACCGTCAACCCCGCCTGCAAGAAGGCCGGCAAGCCCGAGGTCCCCAACAACGGCGACCAGTTCAACGCCCAGACCGACGCCACCTCCGCCCTGATCGCCAAGCGCGACCAGGCCATGATGGCCGACTCCCCGGTCATCGACTACGCCGTCAAGCAGAGCAACGGCCAGCTCATCAAGATCGGCCAGGACTACAACACCGCCCCCTACGGCATCGCGCTCCCCAAGGGCGACGGCCGGCTCGCCCAGGCCGTCCAGGGCGCCATCAAGGACATCATCGCCGACGGCACCTACACCCAGATCCTGACCAAGTGGGGCGTCGAGTCCGGCGCGCTCACCGCGGACAAGGTCCTCATCAACGCCGCCGCCGGCTGA
- a CDS encoding aminotransferase class I/II-fold pyridoxal phosphate-dependent enzyme, which produces MAQQQPSLSQTSAPYAEALAAHGQVPWLRLHVPGHAASSEAFAGLADLVGAVPLGTDVPPLIDGIDLGADNPKDQALRLAAGAWGARRTWFLTNGASQGNRIATLALGLLGSRVVVQRSVHASVIDGLVLSGLNAVFVHPSLDDDLGIAHGVTACDVEAALAAHPDAVAAYVVTPSYFGAVADVRALADAAHAAGVPLVVDEAWGAHLGFHPGLPPNALALGADLVVSSTHKLGGSLTQSAMLHLGHGPHADALEPLLEEAFRLTQSTSESSLLLASLDLARRQLATDKVGIGRSLRASDRIRERIRERGRFGVVSDGFGDFPDIVATDRLRVAVDTRAGGITGHEARWRLQSEQAVLVEMATDSVVVGVVGAGAVPDVDRFVDALHDLPGGWATAPLGGRRIKLPVPGEVRMTPRQAFFAGARSVPAAEAIGQVSASTLAAYPPGVPNVLPGEVITAELVDFLRNTAATQGGHVRGAADPEVRTLRVVTPRR; this is translated from the coding sequence GTGGCTCAGCAACAACCCTCCCTCTCCCAGACTTCCGCCCCCTACGCCGAGGCGTTGGCCGCCCATGGACAGGTGCCCTGGCTGCGACTGCACGTCCCCGGACACGCGGCGAGCTCCGAGGCCTTCGCCGGGCTCGCCGACCTCGTCGGCGCCGTGCCGCTCGGCACGGACGTCCCCCCGCTGATCGACGGCATCGATCTGGGCGCCGACAATCCGAAGGACCAGGCCCTCCGGCTCGCCGCCGGAGCCTGGGGTGCCCGGCGCACCTGGTTCCTGACCAACGGCGCCTCGCAGGGCAACCGCATCGCCACGCTTGCCCTCGGCCTGCTGGGGTCGCGGGTGGTGGTCCAGCGCAGCGTGCACGCCAGCGTCATCGACGGCCTGGTCCTCTCCGGCCTGAACGCGGTCTTCGTGCACCCCAGCCTGGACGACGACCTGGGCATCGCGCACGGCGTCACGGCCTGCGACGTGGAGGCCGCCCTCGCGGCGCACCCGGACGCGGTCGCCGCCTATGTCGTGACGCCCAGTTACTTCGGCGCGGTCGCCGACGTCCGGGCGCTGGCCGACGCGGCCCACGCGGCCGGAGTGCCGCTGGTGGTGGACGAGGCCTGGGGCGCGCATCTCGGGTTCCATCCGGGACTGCCGCCGAACGCCCTCGCGCTCGGAGCCGATCTGGTCGTCTCCAGCACCCACAAGCTCGGTGGCAGCCTCACCCAGTCCGCCATGCTCCATCTCGGACACGGCCCCCATGCCGACGCCCTGGAGCCCTTGCTGGAGGAGGCGTTCCGGCTCACCCAGTCCACCAGCGAGAGCTCCCTGCTGCTCGCCTCCCTCGACCTGGCACGGCGTCAACTCGCGACGGACAAGGTCGGGATCGGCCGCTCGCTGCGCGCGAGCGATCGGATCCGCGAGCGCATCAGGGAGCGCGGCCGGTTCGGCGTGGTGAGCGACGGATTCGGCGACTTCCCCGACATCGTGGCGACGGACCGGCTGCGGGTGGCGGTCGACACGCGCGCCGGCGGCATCACGGGCCACGAGGCGCGGTGGCGGCTGCAGTCGGAGCAGGCCGTCCTGGTCGAGATGGCCACCGACTCCGTCGTGGTCGGTGTGGTGGGGGCCGGCGCGGTTCCCGACGTCGACCGTTTCGTGGACGCGCTGCACGACCTGCCGGGCGGGTGGGCCACCGCACCCCTGGGCGGCCGCCGCATCAAGCTTCCCGTCCCCGGCGAGGTCCGCATGACGCCGCGTCAGGCGTTCTTCGCCGGCGCCCGCAGCGTTCCCGCCGCCGAGGCGATCGGTCAGGTGTCGGCCAGCACGCTGGCCGCCTACCCGCCCGGCGTCCCCAACGTCCTGCCCGGTGAGGTGATCACAGCCGAGCTTGTCGACTTCCTCCGGAACACCGCCGCGACCCAGGGCGGCCATGTACGCGGAGCGGCGGACCCCGAGGTCCGGACGTTGCGCGTCGTCACCCCTCGAAGATGA
- a CDS encoding APC family permease, whose amino-acid sequence MVFDQLSGPVTTARRSGNLRREVGLIGLMWASVGSIIGSGWLYGAKNGVTAAGPAALISWGVGAVAIGLLALVHAELGGMFPVSGGTARYPHYAFGGVVGMSFGWFSWLQAVTVAPIEVEAVIGYAGHWSWAAGLQHADGTLTLSGFVFATVLMCVFVAVNFLGVKVLAHTNSTATWWKIFVPLLTIFVVALAHFDTGNFTSHGFAPYGSKGVLAAISTSGIIFALLGFEQAIQLAGESSNPGSHIPRAVLGSVVIGGVVYVLLQVVYIGALPSAALRHGWAALAYQGISGPWAGLAGVLSLGWLATFLYIDAVVSPAGTALIYTTSTSRVSYGLAANGYFPQALARTNRRGVPWLGLLVSLVVGVVCFLPFPSWQQLVSFITSASVLMYAGAPLAYGALRRNLPRHHRPYRLPAGGVISPLSFVIATLIIYWSGWGTLWRLGLAVLLGYGLMGCYALYARAMNLPQAPSMQMRPAQWLPVYLLGVGLISWQGGFGGAGRIPLGWDIALITVLSLVVYYWAVAVALGTAEIQAAIRNAEAL is encoded by the coding sequence ATGGTTTTCGATCAACTTTCCGGTCCGGTCACCACCGCGCGGCGATCGGGGAACCTGCGCCGGGAGGTCGGCCTCATCGGCCTGATGTGGGCCTCGGTCGGCTCGATCATCGGCTCCGGCTGGCTCTACGGAGCCAAGAACGGCGTCACCGCCGCCGGCCCCGCGGCGCTGATCAGCTGGGGCGTCGGCGCGGTGGCGATCGGCCTGCTCGCCCTGGTCCACGCGGAGCTCGGCGGGATGTTCCCGGTCTCCGGCGGCACCGCACGCTATCCGCACTACGCATTCGGCGGCGTGGTGGGCATGTCCTTCGGCTGGTTCTCCTGGCTGCAGGCGGTGACGGTCGCCCCCATCGAGGTCGAGGCGGTCATCGGATATGCGGGTCACTGGTCCTGGGCGGCCGGACTGCAGCACGCGGACGGGACGCTGACCCTCTCCGGCTTCGTCTTCGCGACCGTGCTCATGTGCGTGTTCGTGGCCGTCAACTTCCTCGGCGTGAAGGTGTTGGCCCATACCAATAGCACGGCCACCTGGTGGAAGATCTTCGTGCCGCTGCTCACGATATTCGTGGTGGCCCTCGCCCATTTCGACACCGGCAACTTCACCTCGCACGGATTCGCGCCCTACGGCTCGAAGGGCGTGCTCGCCGCGATCAGCACCAGCGGCATCATCTTCGCCCTGCTCGGCTTCGAGCAGGCGATCCAGCTCGCCGGTGAGAGCAGCAACCCCGGCAGCCACATCCCGCGGGCCGTGCTCGGCTCCGTGGTGATCGGCGGGGTGGTCTACGTGCTGCTCCAGGTCGTCTACATCGGAGCGCTGCCGAGCGCGGCGCTGCGGCACGGTTGGGCCGCCCTGGCCTACCAGGGCATCTCCGGCCCCTGGGCCGGGCTGGCCGGGGTGCTCAGCCTCGGCTGGCTGGCGACCTTCCTCTACATCGACGCCGTCGTCTCGCCCGCAGGCACCGCGCTGATCTACACCACCTCCACCTCGCGCGTCTCCTACGGCCTCGCCGCCAACGGCTACTTCCCGCAGGCGCTGGCCAGGACCAACCGACGCGGCGTCCCTTGGCTGGGACTGCTGGTCTCCCTGGTGGTCGGCGTCGTCTGCTTCCTGCCGTTCCCCAGCTGGCAGCAGCTCGTCTCGTTCATCACCTCCGCCTCGGTGCTGATGTACGCGGGCGCGCCCCTGGCCTACGGCGCGCTGCGCCGCAACCTCCCGCGCCACCACCGTCCCTACCGGCTGCCCGCGGGCGGCGTGATCTCGCCGCTCTCCTTCGTGATCGCCACGCTGATCATCTACTGGTCCGGCTGGGGAACCCTCTGGCGGCTCGGCCTCGCGGTCCTGCTCGGCTACGGGCTGATGGGCTGCTACGCGCTCTACGCGCGGGCGATGAACCTGCCCCAGGCGCCGAGCATGCAGATGCGTCCGGCCCAGTGGCTGCCGGTCTACCTGCTCGGGGTGGGCCTGATCTCCTGGCAGGGCGGGTTCGGCGGCGCCGGCCGGATCCCGCTGGGCTGGGACATCGCCCTGATCACCGTCCTGTCCCTGGTCGTGTACTACTGGGCGGTCGCGGTGGCCCTCGGAACGGCGGAGATCCAGGCAGCGATCAGGAACGCCGAAGCCCTCTGA
- a CDS encoding histidinol-phosphate transaminase: MVKVRPTLLRVPASVPGGRSPGTASLARNECPFGLLPAVARVLAAANAATSRYPDPHATGLVGALAAHLRVPADRIAVGAGSSEVCSQLLHTVVGPGDEVVFGWRSFEAYPILTMVAGGAPVRVPLARKKLDLDAMARAVTHRTRLIFVCNPNNPTATALDASALRAFADRVPTEVLIVVDEAYREYAAATAVPDALALLGDRPNVVVMRTFSKAYALAGLRVGYCVGPAELIAEVRKAQLPFSVGALAQDAAVAALGERAEVARRVGLTLLERERVMSDLHELGYPVPSSHTNFLWLPLREASSAFTEFCLNRGVAVRGFPGEGVRVTVGLAAENSAFLALAADWTAARRFTGR, encoded by the coding sequence ATGGTGAAAGTCCGACCGACCCTCCTGCGTGTCCCCGCCTCGGTGCCGGGGGGAAGGTCGCCGGGCACCGCCTCCCTGGCCCGCAACGAGTGCCCGTTCGGACTGCTTCCGGCCGTGGCCCGGGTCCTCGCCGCGGCGAACGCCGCCACCTCGCGCTATCCGGATCCGCACGCGACCGGACTGGTCGGCGCCCTGGCCGCACATCTGCGGGTGCCGGCCGACCGGATCGCCGTGGGCGCGGGATCCTCGGAGGTGTGCAGTCAGCTGCTGCACACGGTGGTGGGCCCCGGCGACGAGGTGGTCTTCGGCTGGAGGTCCTTCGAGGCCTACCCGATCCTCACCATGGTGGCCGGCGGCGCGCCGGTCCGGGTGCCACTGGCCAGGAAGAAGCTGGACCTGGACGCCATGGCCCGGGCGGTCACGCACCGGACCCGTCTGATCTTCGTCTGCAATCCCAACAACCCGACCGCCACGGCGCTCGACGCGAGCGCGCTGCGCGCCTTCGCGGACCGGGTCCCGACCGAGGTGCTGATCGTGGTCGACGAGGCCTACCGCGAGTACGCGGCCGCGACCGCGGTGCCGGACGCGTTGGCGCTGCTCGGCGACCGGCCCAACGTGGTGGTGATGCGCACCTTCTCCAAGGCCTACGCACTGGCGGGCCTCAGGGTCGGCTACTGTGTGGGCCCCGCGGAGCTGATCGCCGAGGTCCGCAAGGCGCAACTCCCCTTCAGTGTCGGAGCCCTGGCCCAGGACGCCGCCGTGGCGGCGCTCGGCGAACGGGCCGAGGTGGCGCGCCGGGTCGGGCTCACCCTGCTGGAGCGCGAGCGGGTGATGTCCGACCTCCACGAGCTCGGCTACCCGGTCCCCTCCTCGCACACCAACTTCCTGTGGCTGCCCCTGCGGGAGGCCAGTTCGGCCTTCACCGAGTTCTGCCTGAACCGCGGCGTCGCCGTGCGCGGCTTCCCCGGGGAGGGCGTCCGCGTCACGGTCGGGCTCGCCGCCGAG